One Thauera sp. K11 DNA window includes the following coding sequences:
- a CDS encoding GTPase has protein sequence MDTQAIRAQMPTLVRGHVPANVRSFKFNIFDGQPKVSTLGFHVDPKPFEGKVIATTDEAIVVKTGRAEFAVLDKALVTDVPDEGAKVQVEPYARRRFDGLRADTPEESTEFTADGQPHTVKRLTLGSAPAKLPIPEPQCPELQELIHQLEQLPAPDGFRRITHLLVDAGARDFTVVDPSPSNIIATPPAIGLTVASAKFQGRVTVLYERGLDTYAVELHREGELVERVDEVFFDTLGQVLERLIDDGSWRLIRVQRLSGRKPVQH, from the coding sequence ATGGATACCCAAGCCATCCGCGCACAGATGCCGACGCTGGTTCGCGGCCACGTGCCTGCCAACGTCCGCAGCTTCAAGTTCAACATCTTCGACGGCCAGCCCAAGGTTTCGACGCTGGGCTTCCACGTTGATCCCAAGCCCTTCGAGGGCAAGGTCATCGCCACCACCGACGAGGCCATCGTCGTCAAGACGGGGCGGGCCGAGTTCGCGGTGCTCGACAAGGCCCTCGTCACCGACGTGCCCGACGAAGGCGCCAAGGTGCAGGTCGAACCGTATGCGCGGCGCCGCTTCGACGGCTTGCGCGCGGATACGCCCGAGGAGAGCACTGAGTTCACCGCCGACGGCCAGCCGCACACGGTGAAGCGGCTCACCCTGGGTTCCGCGCCGGCCAAGCTGCCGATCCCCGAGCCGCAGTGCCCCGAGCTGCAGGAGCTGATCCACCAACTGGAGCAGTTGCCCGCGCCCGATGGATTCCGCCGCATCACGCACCTGCTGGTGGATGCCGGCGCGCGGGACTTCACGGTGGTCGATCCGAGCCCCAGCAACATCATCGCCACGCCGCCGGCCATCGGCCTCACCGTCGCTTCGGCGAAGTTCCAGGGGCGCGTCACCGTGCTCTACGAACGCGGCCTCGACACCTACGCGGTGGAGCTGCATCGCGAAGGCGAGCTGGTCGAGCGGGTCGATGAAGTGTTCTTCGACACCTTGGGCCAGGTGCTGGAGCGGCTGATCGACGACGGGAGCTGGCGCCTCATCCGCGTGCAGCGCTTGTCCGGTCGCAAGCCCGTCCAGCACTGA
- the arsB gene encoding ACR3 family arsenite efflux transporter, with the protein MAIQTEAVAATPSFSMSIFERYLTVWVLLCIVAGIALGQFAPGAFQAIGRMEVAQVNLPVGLLIWIMVIPMLLKVDFGVLGQVRQHWRGIGVTLFVNWAVKPFSMALLAWLFIRHVFADWLPAYQLDSYVAGLILLAAAPCTAMVFVWSRLTGGDPMFTLSQVALNDTIMVFAFAPIVALLLGLSSIIVPWDTLLISVVLYIVIPVIIAQVWRRSLLRRGQATFDRALEHIGPLSIAALLLTLVMLFAFQGQAILQQPLVIAMLAVPILIQVFFNSGLAYWLNRRVGEKHNIAGPSALIGASNFFELAVAAAISLFGFHSGAALATVVGVLIEVPVMLLVVRVVNRSRGWYEQAPRNVIRHPA; encoded by the coding sequence ATGGCCATACAGACTGAAGCCGTTGCCGCCACGCCATCGTTCTCGATGAGCATCTTCGAGCGCTACCTGACGGTGTGGGTACTGCTGTGCATCGTCGCCGGCATCGCCCTGGGCCAGTTCGCGCCCGGCGCATTCCAGGCCATCGGTCGCATGGAAGTGGCCCAGGTCAACCTGCCGGTCGGCCTGCTGATCTGGATCATGGTGATCCCGATGCTGCTCAAGGTGGACTTCGGCGTGCTCGGCCAGGTCCGCCAGCACTGGCGCGGCATCGGCGTGACGCTGTTCGTCAATTGGGCGGTCAAGCCGTTCTCGATGGCGCTGCTGGCCTGGCTATTCATCCGCCACGTCTTCGCCGACTGGCTGCCGGCCTACCAGCTCGACAGCTACGTCGCCGGCCTGATCCTGCTGGCCGCCGCGCCCTGCACGGCGATGGTGTTCGTCTGGAGCCGGCTGACGGGCGGCGACCCGATGTTCACGCTCTCGCAGGTGGCTTTGAACGACACCATCATGGTGTTCGCCTTCGCGCCCATCGTCGCTCTGCTGCTCGGCCTGTCCTCGATCATCGTGCCGTGGGACACGCTGCTGATCTCGGTGGTGCTCTACATCGTCATCCCGGTCATCATCGCCCAGGTATGGCGCCGCTCGCTGTTGCGTCGTGGACAGGCAACATTCGACCGGGCGCTGGAACACATCGGCCCGCTGTCCATCGCCGCGCTGCTGTTGACCCTGGTGATGCTGTTCGCCTTTCAGGGCCAGGCCATCCTGCAGCAGCCGCTGGTGATCGCGATGCTGGCCGTGCCCATCCTCATCCAGGTGTTCTTCAATTCCGGCCTGGCCTACTGGCTCAACCGCCGTGTCGGCGAGAAGCACAACATCGCCGGCCCCTCGGCGCTGATCGGTGCGTCCAACTTCTTCGAGCTGGCCGTGGCGGCCGCCATCAGCCTGTTCGGCTTCCATTCCGGCGCCGCGCTGGCCACCGTGGTTGGCGTGCTGATCGAGGTGCCCGTGATGCTGCTGGTGGTGCGTGTGGTCAACCGTTCTCGCGGCTGGTACGAACAGGCCCCGCGCAATGTGATCAGGCATCCGGCATGA
- the arsN2 gene encoding arsenic resistance N-acetyltransferase ArsN2 — MSTITIYHNPDCGTSRNTLALVRASGIEPTVIEYVKVPPAHETLKALFARMGMRVRDALRVKGTPYKELGLDAAHWSDDQLIDQMLAHPILINRPIVVSPLGVRLCRPSDMVVDLLPKRPAEEIRKEDGTSLLVDTSIAGSDPDLALALHEAGLPTDDLTEPGRRFFAYATVSGERVGFGGFEHMDRDVLVRSLVVLPQARHRGIGSGMLALLLRRAFDEGGREAWLLTTTAAPFFERAGFNPAERAAAPAAILATREAASLCPSSAALLSRHMTL; from the coding sequence ATGAGCACCATCACGATCTACCACAACCCGGATTGCGGCACGTCGCGCAACACGCTGGCGCTGGTCCGCGCCAGCGGCATCGAGCCCACCGTCATCGAGTACGTGAAGGTGCCGCCCGCCCACGAGACCTTGAAGGCGCTATTTGCGCGGATGGGCATGCGCGTGCGGGATGCGTTGCGCGTCAAGGGCACGCCCTACAAGGAACTGGGCCTGGATGCCGCACATTGGAGCGACGACCAGTTGATCGACCAGATGCTGGCGCACCCGATCCTCATCAATCGGCCAATCGTGGTGTCTCCCTTGGGCGTGCGGCTGTGTCGCCCTTCGGACATGGTGGTCGATTTGCTGCCGAAGCGGCCAGCGGAAGAGATACGCAAAGAGGACGGCACGTCGCTCCTGGTGGACACGTCGATCGCCGGCAGCGACCCGGACCTTGCGCTGGCGCTGCATGAGGCCGGTCTTCCCACCGACGACCTGACCGAGCCGGGGCGTCGCTTCTTTGCCTATGCCACCGTGTCAGGTGAGCGCGTGGGCTTCGGCGGCTTCGAGCACATGGACCGGGACGTACTGGTGCGCTCCCTGGTGGTGCTGCCACAAGCACGCCATCGCGGCATCGGCAGCGGCATGCTCGCGCTGTTGCTGCGCCGCGCCTTCGATGAAGGCGGACGCGAAGCCTGGTTGCTGACGACGACGGCAGCGCCGTTCTTCGAGCGCGCGGGCTTCAATCCCGCGGAACGCGCTGCCGCGCCAGCGGCGATCCTTGCCACACGGGAGGCCGCGAGCCTGTGCCCTTCGAGTGCTGCGCTGCTCAGCCGCCACATGACGTTGTGA
- a CDS encoding DUF3085 domain-containing protein: protein MTVRFKGAALRPVLAEAAANQCRVILVKDQGVYFMAERGERQPDGRRKTIAYAVGCNPHVDAFDDWWELTRAEFGGDDFGEFFDLQERVFTRILHSEDDLEVSATATHLSMQPMPAAPAGH, encoded by the coding sequence ATGACTGTTCGATTCAAAGGCGCCGCGCTTCGGCCCGTGCTCGCCGAGGCAGCGGCCAACCAGTGCCGCGTCATCCTGGTCAAGGACCAGGGCGTGTATTTCATGGCCGAGCGTGGCGAGCGCCAGCCCGATGGACGGCGCAAGACGATCGCCTATGCCGTGGGCTGCAACCCCCATGTCGATGCGTTCGACGACTGGTGGGAACTGACGCGCGCCGAATTCGGCGGCGACGACTTCGGCGAGTTCTTCGACCTGCAGGAACGGGTCTTTACCCGCATCCTGCACAGCGAGGACGACCTCGAAGTGTCGGCCACGGCCACGCACCTGTCGATGCAGCCCATGCCCGCTGCGCCGGCCGGCCACTGA
- a CDS encoding DUF3275 family protein, translated as MITIPGQLAIKTIHGRNGDFNVGRLATSIGEFVVKNAELDQYAEGKYEGDFAIAEIRPSTYSANGRMVIEIRALLGGMTLSNIDALSRDDARRLSPQEVDPIDEEAQTATPTPTTAPKAAGRKKARSSRDPLVDTTPFGSEPAAASAEATAHADDDGDAALFDTLWPLGDVVKLDATVDRRVLRQQRDRLGDLGYEFAPLSQDWHLARV; from the coding sequence ATGATCACCATTCCCGGCCAATTGGCCATCAAGACCATCCACGGCCGCAACGGCGACTTCAACGTCGGGCGCCTTGCGACCTCCATCGGCGAGTTCGTCGTGAAGAACGCCGAACTCGACCAGTACGCCGAAGGCAAGTACGAGGGCGATTTCGCCATCGCGGAGATTCGCCCGTCCACGTACAGCGCCAACGGCCGCATGGTCATCGAGATCCGCGCCCTCCTGGGTGGGATGACTTTGTCCAACATCGACGCCCTGAGCCGTGACGACGCCCGCCGGCTGAGTCCGCAGGAAGTCGATCCGATCGACGAGGAAGCGCAGACCGCCACGCCGACGCCGACGACCGCCCCCAAGGCGGCCGGCCGGAAGAAGGCGCGCAGCTCGCGCGACCCGCTGGTCGATACCACGCCGTTCGGCAGCGAGCCGGCTGCTGCGTCTGCCGAGGCTACGGCCCATGCGGACGACGACGGCGACGCGGCGCTGTTCGACACACTCTGGCCGCTGGGCGATGTCGTCAAGCTCGATGCCACCGTGGATCGGCGCGTGCTGCGCCAGCAGCGCGACCGCCTCGGCGACCTGGGCTACGAGTTCGCTCCGCTGTCCCAGGACTGGCACCTCGCCAGGGTGTGA
- a CDS encoding ArsR/SmtB family transcription factor, which produces MNETQAISALGALAHTQRLRVFRALVVAGPEGLTPSVLADQLDVARNTLSFHLKELAHAGLVSIEQQGRNLIYRADFAHMNGLLGYLTEHCCQGGVCEANESTRACTSC; this is translated from the coding sequence ATGAACGAGACCCAAGCCATTTCCGCCCTGGGCGCCCTGGCTCACACCCAGCGCCTCCGCGTGTTTCGAGCCCTGGTCGTCGCCGGCCCCGAAGGGCTCACGCCCAGCGTCCTAGCCGACCAGCTCGATGTGGCCCGCAACACGCTGTCCTTCCACCTGAAGGAGCTGGCCCATGCCGGCCTGGTCAGCATCGAACAGCAGGGCCGCAACCTGATCTACCGCGCCGACTTCGCCCACATGAACGGGCTGCTCGGCTACCTGACCGAGCACTGCTGCCAAGGCGGCGTGTGCGAGGCCAACGAATCCACCCGCGCCTGTACCTCCTGCTGA
- a CDS encoding DUF5983 family protein has translation MSYSNNNPFVRGYDGLSVQRLLAISYDDDCPLTYLPLHPSQSNLPDSQVERRACIFSDDFVLITEDQAVPDELQAQCRSHGLARNVVYAVMAQEDGKPLHVGDTYSEEAAREVVRRLRYETGYYSRCWEISSAHLDADAHRFLAELADIATPTLFLFVAFRIPYSPAIGLKLIATPWTDENLRAVEGITAKRLMQEHRKKGMPESLVHVLHLAALADVRMLIFDADAQVLDGLPIYDD, from the coding sequence ATGTCCTACTCGAACAACAATCCCTTTGTCCGCGGCTACGACGGCCTGTCCGTCCAGCGGCTGCTCGCCATCTCCTACGACGACGACTGCCCGCTGACCTACCTGCCGCTGCATCCTTCGCAGTCGAATCTACCGGACAGCCAGGTCGAACGGCGGGCCTGCATCTTCTCGGACGACTTCGTGCTGATCACCGAGGACCAGGCGGTCCCCGACGAGTTGCAGGCGCAATGCCGCAGCCACGGGCTCGCCCGCAACGTGGTCTATGCCGTGATGGCCCAGGAAGACGGCAAGCCGCTGCACGTGGGCGACACTTACTCCGAAGAAGCAGCGCGGGAAGTCGTGCGGCGCCTGCGCTATGAAACCGGCTACTACAGCCGGTGCTGGGAAATCAGCAGCGCGCACCTCGACGCCGACGCGCATCGCTTCCTCGCCGAGCTTGCGGACATCGCCACGCCGACGCTGTTCCTGTTCGTCGCCTTCCGCATCCCGTACAGCCCGGCCATCGGGTTGAAGCTGATCGCCACGCCCTGGACCGACGAGAACCTGCGCGCGGTCGAAGGCATCACGGCCAAGCGGCTGATGCAGGAGCATCGCAAGAAGGGCATGCCGGAATCCCTCGTGCACGTGCTGCACCTGGCCGCGCTCGCCGACGTGCGCATGCTGATCTTCGATGCCGATGCGCAGGTGCTGGACGGCCTGCCGATCTACGACGACTGA
- a CDS encoding DUF6094 domain-containing protein, which translates to MALMFPRLARNFIKNGYFPTDEPTLERALAALAPAEASAGPLCILDPCAGEGVAIAEAAHALGRERVQAFAVEYEAERARHARQLVDRCIHGDLMDTLISRQSFGLLWLNPPYGDLSKDANGNVGYQSQGRARLEKLFYQKALPLLQYGGVLIYIVPHYVLDAELVGWLTRHFAELRIYRAVDAQFRQIVIFGRKVRQRDQVSDSCKATRALLLQIGQGDAEAEELPVEWPFLPYTVPATAEPEHFYRVTMEPEQFADEVGRLQGLWPTLDTHLGAAQQSLRSPARGLSHWHLALALAAGAISGVVKSKTGRVLVVKGDTHKEKTLQTEYTERDDGTVAETRILTDKFVPVIRAWDMTPGSSTCGEVLTIR; encoded by the coding sequence ATGGCCCTCATGTTCCCGCGGCTCGCCCGCAACTTCATCAAGAACGGGTACTTCCCCACGGATGAACCCACGCTCGAAAGAGCACTCGCCGCACTGGCGCCCGCCGAGGCCTCGGCCGGACCGCTGTGCATCCTCGATCCCTGCGCCGGCGAAGGCGTGGCGATCGCCGAAGCCGCGCACGCCCTCGGGCGCGAGCGGGTCCAGGCCTTCGCCGTCGAGTACGAGGCCGAGCGTGCACGCCACGCCCGGCAGTTGGTCGATCGCTGCATCCACGGCGACCTGATGGACACGCTGATCAGCCGGCAGAGTTTCGGCCTGCTGTGGCTCAACCCGCCGTATGGCGACCTGTCCAAGGATGCCAACGGCAACGTCGGCTACCAGAGCCAGGGCCGCGCCAGGCTGGAAAAGCTGTTCTATCAGAAGGCGCTGCCGCTGCTGCAATACGGCGGCGTGCTGATCTACATCGTGCCGCACTATGTGCTCGATGCCGAGCTGGTCGGATGGCTGACCCGGCACTTCGCCGAGCTGCGCATCTACCGCGCGGTGGACGCGCAGTTCAGGCAAATCGTGATCTTCGGTCGCAAGGTTCGCCAGCGTGACCAGGTATCGGATTCGTGCAAGGCCACGCGCGCGCTGCTGTTGCAGATCGGGCAAGGCGACGCCGAAGCGGAGGAACTGCCGGTTGAATGGCCGTTCCTGCCGTACACGGTGCCTGCCACGGCCGAGCCGGAGCACTTCTACCGCGTGACGATGGAGCCCGAGCAGTTCGCCGATGAAGTCGGCCGGCTGCAAGGACTCTGGCCGACGCTCGACACGCACCTTGGCGCCGCGCAGCAGTCGCTGCGGTCCCCGGCGCGAGGGTTATCGCATTGGCATCTCGCCTTAGCGCTCGCCGCGGGTGCGATTTCCGGCGTGGTGAAGTCTAAGACGGGCCGCGTGCTCGTCGTCAAGGGCGACACGCACAAGGAGAAGACCTTGCAGACGGAGTACACCGAGCGCGACGACGGCACCGTGGCCGAGACGCGCATCCTGACCGACAAGTTCGTGCCGGTCATCCGCGCCTGGGACATGACGCCGGGCTCGTCGACGTGTGGCGAGGTGCTGACCATCCGCTGA
- a CDS encoding arsenate reductase ArsC — protein MTTEKTYNALFICTGNSARSILAEGILDELGQGRFHAYSAGSHPKGEVHPLALATLERLHLPTTGYRSKSWDEFVAPGAPVFDFIFTVCDNAAGEVCPVWPGKPVSAHWGVPDPAAVEGSEEQQRKAFMDAALTLKRRIELFLSLPLQRLDAMSLQHELRAIGKQ, from the coding sequence ATGACGACTGAAAAAACCTACAACGCGCTGTTCATCTGCACCGGCAATTCGGCGCGTTCCATCCTGGCGGAAGGCATCCTCGACGAGCTGGGCCAAGGGCGATTCCACGCCTATTCGGCGGGGAGCCACCCCAAGGGCGAAGTCCACCCGCTGGCGCTCGCCACGCTGGAGCGCCTGCACCTGCCGACGACCGGCTACCGTAGCAAGAGCTGGGACGAATTCGTGGCGCCCGGCGCGCCGGTTTTCGATTTCATCTTCACCGTCTGCGACAACGCCGCCGGCGAGGTGTGTCCCGTTTGGCCAGGCAAACCGGTCTCGGCCCATTGGGGCGTGCCCGATCCGGCCGCCGTCGAAGGCAGCGAGGAACAGCAGCGCAAGGCGTTCATGGACGCTGCGTTGACGCTCAAGCGTCGCATCGAGCTGTTCCTGTCGCTGCCGCTCCAACGGCTCGATGCCATGTCGCTCCAGCACGAGCTGCGCGCCATCGGCAAGCAGTGA
- a CDS encoding DUF932 domain-containing protein: MQLASRFAFRSPVLRADYPLSDDQIRTVAPSIFADTPHESRSERYSYIPTAAVLTELRKEGFQPFMVCQTRVRHEDRRDYTKHMLRLRHASQINGAEANEIILLNSHDGSSSYQMLAGLFRFVCHNGLVCGDTFADVRVPHKGNVTDHVIEGAYEVLHGFERVQDSRDAMQGITLDNGEAEVFARSALTLKYDDSGKALPITETQILRPRRYDDNRADLWTVFNRVQENLVKGGLSGRAANGRRQRTRAVQGIDQNVRLNRALWLLADGLRQLKA, encoded by the coding sequence ATGCAACTCGCTTCCCGCTTCGCTTTTCGCTCCCCGGTGCTGCGCGCCGACTATCCGCTGTCGGATGATCAGATTCGCACCGTGGCCCCGTCCATCTTCGCGGACACCCCGCACGAAAGCCGCTCCGAACGGTACAGCTACATCCCCACGGCGGCTGTGCTGACTGAACTGCGCAAGGAAGGCTTCCAGCCGTTCATGGTGTGCCAGACCCGCGTGCGGCACGAGGACCGCCGCGACTACACCAAGCACATGCTGCGCCTTCGCCACGCCAGCCAGATCAACGGCGCCGAGGCGAACGAGATCATCCTGCTCAACTCGCACGACGGCAGCAGCAGCTACCAGATGCTCGCGGGCCTGTTCAGATTCGTCTGCCACAACGGCCTGGTGTGCGGCGACACCTTCGCCGACGTGCGGGTGCCCCACAAGGGCAACGTCACCGATCACGTGATCGAAGGCGCCTACGAGGTGCTGCACGGCTTCGAGCGCGTGCAGGACTCGCGCGACGCCATGCAGGGCATCACGCTGGACAACGGCGAGGCCGAGGTCTTCGCCAGGTCGGCGCTGACCTTGAAGTACGACGATTCGGGCAAGGCCTTGCCCATCACGGAGACCCAGATCCTGCGGCCCCGTCGTTACGACGACAACCGCGCCGACCTGTGGACTGTCTTCAACAGAGTCCAGGAGAACCTGGTCAAGGGCGGCCTGAGCGGCCGTGCTGCCAACGGGCGCCGGCAGCGCACGCGAGCCGTCCAGGGCATCGACCAGAACGTCCGGCTCAACCGGGCGCTGTGGCTGCTCGCGGACGGCCTACGCCAGCTCAAAGCCTGA
- a CDS encoding STY4534 family ICE replication protein has protein sequence MTTSTEKSFFDLHITGLGYLNRIREVKPKKGDAFLACDIAALNGPSDDVAYVRFDTRVSGSEAQHLVRRCIQAVDAEKKVMIGFRLGDLWTDTFTYSKGKRAGEQGVSLKARLLFVSWIKVDGKLVYKAEPKPTDADDRDERDVRATDVPATSAEPQAAASEPARPAAEAADEATADAPALEVAESF, from the coding sequence ATGACCACTTCCACCGAAAAGTCCTTCTTCGACCTGCACATCACCGGACTCGGGTATCTCAATCGCATCCGCGAAGTGAAGCCCAAGAAAGGCGATGCGTTCCTGGCCTGCGACATCGCGGCGCTCAACGGCCCCAGCGATGATGTGGCCTACGTGCGTTTCGACACGCGCGTCTCGGGCTCCGAAGCGCAGCACCTGGTGCGCCGCTGCATCCAAGCGGTTGATGCCGAGAAGAAGGTGATGATCGGCTTCCGCCTGGGCGACCTGTGGACCGACACCTTTACCTACTCCAAGGGCAAGCGTGCCGGCGAGCAGGGCGTTAGCCTCAAGGCCCGCCTGCTGTTCGTCAGTTGGATCAAGGTCGATGGCAAGCTCGTCTACAAGGCCGAGCCCAAGCCGACCGACGCCGACGACCGCGACGAACGCGACGTGCGCGCCACGGATGTCCCCGCGACGTCCGCCGAGCCGCAAGCCGCTGCGTCCGAGCCCGCCAGGCCCGCCGCTGAAGCTGCCGATGAAGCCACTGCCGATGCGCCCGCATTGGAAGTTGCCGAGTCGTTCTGA
- the pilL2 gene encoding PFGI-1 class ICE element type IV pilus protein PilL2 translates to MQPLTCVVHRLAAPALLVGCVLITGCAATGTASTPTAPDSIPEPAVLVRTIAPEPEPSLIPVARYGRYTLVEMVPEPAQRDLLRQVIEISIPPTLDASVGDALRHVLLRTGYRLCDAPDAASLFTLPLPAAHLRLGPLPLRDALLALAGPAWDLSVDDAARAVCFARLTTARAPGASPIPAAAASSAPAAEPHVPQEAQP, encoded by the coding sequence ATGCAACCACTCACCTGCGTCGTTCATCGCCTGGCTGCGCCTGCCTTGCTGGTTGGCTGCGTGCTCATCACCGGCTGCGCCGCCACGGGCACGGCGAGCACCCCGACTGCCCCTGACTCGATTCCCGAGCCTGCGGTGTTGGTCAGGACCATCGCCCCGGAGCCCGAGCCGAGCCTGATCCCGGTGGCCCGTTATGGGCGCTACACGCTGGTCGAGATGGTGCCGGAACCGGCGCAGCGCGACCTGCTGCGGCAGGTGATCGAGATTTCGATTCCGCCGACCTTGGACGCGAGCGTCGGCGATGCCCTGCGGCACGTGCTGCTGCGCACCGGCTACCGCCTTTGCGATGCGCCGGACGCCGCTTCGCTGTTCACGCTGCCGCTGCCGGCGGCGCACCTGCGGCTCGGGCCACTGCCGCTGCGCGATGCCCTGCTGGCGCTGGCCGGTCCGGCCTGGGATCTGTCCGTCGATGACGCTGCGCGCGCGGTGTGCTTCGCGCGCCTGACGACTGCGCGTGCGCCGGGCGCCAGCCCCATTCCTGCGGCTGCCGCATCGAGCGCGCCGGCCGCCGAACCCCACGTGCCCCAGGAGGCCCAGCCATGA
- a CDS encoding ArsI/CadI family heavy metal resistance metalloenzyme produces the protein MKRFHVHLHVDDLDRSVGFYSQLFAAQPARIESDYAKWMLEDPPVNFAISTRGSKPGIDHLGIQTDDADELAALKARAQAADMALLDEGTTTCCYARSEKHWITDPQGVAWEHYYTLGNIPVFNEAPQPAPGTAPACCAPMDSRSTAKQASSCC, from the coding sequence ATGAAACGCTTTCACGTCCACCTGCATGTCGATGACCTGGACCGCAGCGTCGGCTTCTATTCCCAACTGTTCGCCGCGCAGCCGGCGCGCATTGAAAGCGACTATGCGAAGTGGATGCTCGAAGATCCGCCGGTCAATTTCGCCATCTCCACGCGCGGCAGCAAGCCGGGCATCGACCACCTGGGCATCCAGACCGACGACGCCGACGAACTCGCCGCCCTGAAGGCCCGCGCGCAGGCCGCTGATATGGCACTGCTCGACGAAGGCACTACGACCTGCTGCTATGCGCGCAGCGAGAAACACTGGATTACCGACCCGCAAGGCGTGGCCTGGGAGCACTATTACACGCTGGGCAACATCCCCGTATTCAACGAAGCGCCGCAGCCCGCGCCGGGCACCGCTCCGGCTTGCTGCGCGCCGATGGATAGCCGGTCTACCGCGAAGCAGGCTTCTTCCTGCTGCTGA